The following proteins come from a genomic window of Neofelis nebulosa isolate mNeoNeb1 chromosome 5, mNeoNeb1.pri, whole genome shotgun sequence:
- the LOC131513176 gene encoding olfactory receptor 5AC1-like — protein MRATLGDAVYKDSEFGSGHSEFHEFLRHLKKLSGVINLSESDGNKTQVMEFVLMGLTDLPGLQVPLFLVFLVIYLTTMVGNLGLIFLIWKDPHLHTPMYLLLGSLAFADACSSTSVTPKMLMNFLSNNHLISLVECITQFYIFASSANTECFLLVVMAYDRYVAICNPLLYPVVMSNIFCIRLLGVSYIIGFLHPMMHTSLLFRLTFCKSNVIHYFYCEILQLFKISCTDPRVNMLLIFIFSVFIQSFTFMTIIISYSHVLFAILKKKSEKGRSKAFSTCSAHLLSVSLFYGTLFFMYVRPGSGPAENQDKMYSVFYTIVIPLLNPFIYSLRNKEVINALRRIIKYK, from the coding sequence TGATCAACTTGAGTGAATCTGATGGAAATAAAACACAGGTGATGGAGTTTGTTCTCATGGGACTTACAGATCTTCCAGGGCTGCAGGTCCCCCTGTTCCTGGTGTTCTTGGTCATCTACCTCACTACCATGGTGGGCAACCTCGGACTGATTTTTCTCATCTGGAAGGACCCCCATCTTCATACCCCCATGTACTTACTCCTTGGCAGTTTAGCCTTTGCAGATGCTTGTTCCTCCACCTCTGTGACTCCCAAGATGCTGATGAATTTTTTATCCAACAATCACTTGATATCCCTGGTTGAATGCATCacccaattttatatttttgcttccagtGCAAACACTGAATGTTTCCTTCTGGTAGTGATGGCCTATGATCGCTATGTAGCTATATGTAATCCTTTGCTTTATCCAGTGGTGATGTCCAATATCTTTTGCATTCGGTTATTAGGTGTTTCATATATTATAGGGTTTCTTCATCCTATGATGCACACCAGTTTGTTATTTAGATTAACTTTCTGCAAGTCCAATGTAATACATTATTTCTACTGTGAAATTTTACAACTGTTTAAGATTTCCTGTACTGACCCTAGAGTTAATAtgctcttaatttttatattttcagtctttATACAATCTTTCACCTTTATGACTATTATCATCTCTTATTCCCATGTCCTCTTTGCCATCCTGAAAAAGAAGTCTGAAAAGGGCAGGAGCAAGGCCTTCTCCACATGCAgtgcccacttgctctctgtctctttgttctATGGCACTCTCTTCTTCATGTATGTGCGTCCTGGGTCTGGCCCAGCTGAAAATCAAGATAAAATGTATTCTGTATTTTACACAATCGTAATTCCCCTGCTAAATCCTTTTATTTACAGTTTGAGAAACAAAGAGGTTATAAATGCCTTGaggagaataataaaatataaatag